A single region of the Hirundo rustica isolate bHirRus1 chromosome 17, bHirRus1.pri.v3, whole genome shotgun sequence genome encodes:
- the SRRD gene encoding SRR1-like protein — protein sequence MAAAGGWRAGRARRRRRRRGRGEEKEDDEEEEEEGEGGPATEAVLRRLREARDDLLSSGFWAASAGAVRAPLSGPAEPPARCVCYGLGRFGRCPAARYQLAFLLLLLDELRVPPARCALFDPAFSALEAAALRALGLCLLPENEEGKHGVEGAATLFYMVHCGKALYNNLLWSNWSPAALSKLVIIGNSFRGIEERLLSRILERDYSYIAKVLKGVEEVALPSHPRYLDTFNDTSVHWFPLDKLQELSPAVWDFAEEPMYQDCEDLEIIRKGEGATAKS from the exons atggcggcggcgggcgggtGGCGAGCGGGGCgcgcgcggcggcggcggcggcggcggggccggggcgaggagaaggaggatgatgaggaggaggaggaggaaggggaaggcgGCCCCGCAACCGAAGCGGTGCTGCGGCGACTACGAGAGGCGCG GGACGATCTGCTGAGCTCCGGCTTCTGGGCGGCGAGCGCCG GAGCCGTGCGGGCCCCGCTgagcggccccgccgagccgccCGCCCGCTGTGTGTGCTACGGGCTGGGCCGGTTCGGGCGCTGCCCCGCCGCGAGGTACCAGCTcgccttcctgctgctgctgctggacgAGCTGCGG GTGCCGCCCGCCCGCTGCGCCCTGTTCGACCCGGCCTTCTCGGCGCTGGAGGCGGCGGCGCTGAGagcgctggggctgtgcctgctcccGGAGAATGAG gaggggaagcaCGGCGTGGAGGGCGCGGCCACGCTGTTCTACATGGTGCACTGCGGGAAGGCCCTGTACAACAACCTGCTGTGGAGCAACTGGAGCCCCGCGGCGCTCTCCAAGCTGGTCATCATCGGGAACAGCTTCCGAGGAATCGAGGAGAG ACTGCTGTCCAGAATCTTGGAGAGAGATTATTCTTACATAGCAAAG GTCTTGAAAGGAGTGGAGGAAGTGGCACTGCCCAGTCACCCCCGCTACCTGGACACCTTCAACGACACCTCTGTGCACTGGTTTCCCTTGGATAAACTGCAGGAGCTCTCCCCTGCGGTCTGGGACTTTGCGGAGGAGCCGATGTACCAAGACTGTGAGGACCTGGAGATCATCAGGAAGGGGGAGGGAGCCACTGCCAAGTCCTGA
- the TFIP11 gene encoding tuftelin-interacting protein 11 yields the protein MSMSHLYGTDGDDGVEMESFEVSDWDLQNEFNPHRQRHRQTKEEATYGVWAERDSDEERPSFGGKRSRDYSAPVSFVSAGLRKAAAEELSDEDSDDDEKPVKQEEIPKEFVPKKLKTGGNFKPSQKGFVGGSKSFVDFGSWERHTKGIGQKLLQKMGYVPGRGLGKNAQGIINPIEAKQRKGKGAVGAYGSERTPQSLQDFPVVDSEEETEEEFQKELSQWRKDPNGGKKKPKYSYKTVEELKAKGRISKQLAAPQKELSQVKVIDMTGREQKVYYSYSQISHKHNIPDDSPQQPLGKDSKPQGFALPELEHNLQLLIDITEQEIIQSDRQLQYERDMVVNLSHEIQKMAEVLSHEEKAISNLSKVLDMVEECERRMQPGCENPLTLDECAKIFETLQDKYYEEYRMSDRVDLAVAIVYPLMKEYFKNWDPLKDCTYGTEIIAKWKSLLENDQLLSHSGQDLSTDAFHRLMWEIWMPYVRNIVARWQPRNCGSMVDFLDSWVNVVPVWILDNILDQLIFPKLQKEVESWNPLTDTVPIHSWIHPWLPLMQARLEPLYSPIRNKLANALQKWHPSDSSAKLILQPWKDVFTPGSWEAFMVKNIVPKLGMCLNELIINPHQQHMDAFYWVIDWEGMISVSSLVGLLEKHFFPKWLQVLCSWLSNSPNYEEITKWYLGWKSMFSDQVLAHPSIKDKFNEALDIMNRAVSSSVGGYMQPGARENIAYLTHTERRKDFQYEAMQERREAENMAQRGIGAAAGSVPMNFKDLIQTKAEEHNIVFMPVIGKRHEGKQLYTFGRIVIYIDRGVVFVQGEKTWVPTSLQSLIDMAK from the exons ATGTCGATGTCGCACCTGTACGGCACGGACGGGGACGATGGCGTGGAGATGGAGAGCTTCGAGGTGTCGGACTGGGACCTGCAGAACGAATTCAACCCGCACCGGCAGCGGCACCGCCAGACCAAGGAGGAGGCCACCTACGGCGTGTGGGCCGAGCGCGACTCGGACGAGGAGCGGCCCAGCTTCGGCGGGAAGCG CTCCAGGGATTACTCGGCCCCCGTGAGCTTTGTCAGTGCTGGGCTGAGGAAGGCGGCGGCCGAGGAGCTCTCCGATGAGGACTCGGATGACGATGAGAAGCCTGTGAAGCAGGAGGAGATTCCCAAGGAGTTTGTGCCCAAGAAGTTAAAAACT GGTGGAAATTTCAAGCCCAGCCAGAAAGGCTTCGTAGGGGGCTCCAAGTCCTTTGTGGATTTTGGCAGCTGGGAGAGACACACTAAAGGAATTGGGCAGAAGCTTCTCCAGAAGATGGGATATGTCCCTGGAAGGGGTCTGGGGAAGAATGCTCAAG GAATCATCAATCCCATCGAGGCCAAGCAGAGGAAAGGCAAAGGTGCTGTGGGCGCTTACGGCTCCGAGAGGACCCCGCAGTCCTTGCAGGACTTCCCTGTGGTGGACTCAGAAGAGGAAACTGAGGAG GAATTTCAGAAGGAGCTCAGCCAGTGGCGGAAGGACCCGAACGGAGGCAAGAAAAAGCCCAAGTACAGCTACAAGACAGTGGAAGAGCTGAAAGCCAAGGGCAGGATCAGCAAACAGCTTGCAGCCCCTCAGAAGGAGCTGTCCCAGGTCAAG GTGATTGACATGACGGGCCGGGAGCAGAAGGTTTATTACAGCTACAGCCAGATCAGCCACAAGCACAACATCCCGGACGacagcccccagcagcccctgggcaaGGACTCCAAGCCCCAGGGCTTTGCCCTGCCCGAGCTGGAGCACAACCTGCAGCTGCTCATCGACATCACGGAGCAGGAGATCATCCAGAGCGACCGGCAGCTGCAGTACGAGAGGGACATGGTGGTCAACCTGAGCCACGAGATCCAGAAGATGGCTGAGGTGCTCTCCCACGAGGAGAAGGCCATCAGCAACCTCAGCAAGGTGCTGGACATGGTGGAGGAGTGCGAGAGGAGGATGCAGCCGGGCTGTGAGAACCCTCTGACCCTGGATGAGTGTGCAAAGATCTTTGAGACCCTGCAGGACAAGTACTACGAGGAGTACAGGATGTCGGACAGGGTGGACCTGGCAGTGGCCATAGTTTATCCTCTCATGAAGGAATACTTCAAGAACTGGGATCCCCTCAAG GACTGTACATATGGCACGGAGATCATAGCCAAGTGGAAAAGCCTCCTGGAAAACGATCAGCTGTTATCCCACAGTGGGCAGGACCTGTCAACAGATGCTTTTCACAG ACTGATGTGGGAGATCTGGATGCCATACGTCAGAAACATCGTGGCGCGGTGGCAGCCGAGGAACTGTGGATCCATGGTGGATTTCTTGGATAGCTGGGTGAACGTTGTTCCTGTGTGGATACTGGATAACATTCTGGATCAGCTCATCTTCCCCAAGCTGCAGAAGGAG GTGGAGAGCTGGAACCCTCTGACGGACACGGTGCCGATCCACTCGTGGATCCACCCCTGGCTGCCGCTGATGCAGGCGCGGCTGGAGCCGCTGTACTCGCCCATCCGCAACAAGCTGGCCAACGCCCTGCAGAAGTGGCACCCCAGCGACTCCTCTGCCAAGCTCATCCTTCAGCCCTGGAAGGATGTGTTCACTCCTGGCTCGTGGGAGGCTTTCATGGTCAAGAACATCGTGCCTAAACTCG GAATGTGTCTGAATGAGCTCATCATCAACCCTCACCAGCAGCACATGGATGCCTTTTACTGGGTGATCGACTGGGAGGGGATGATTTCTGTCTCCAGCCTCGTGGGGCTGCTGGAGAAACATTTCTTCCCAAAGTGGCTGCAG GTGCTCTGCTCTTGGCTCAGTAACAGCCCCAACTACGAAGAGATCACCAAGTGGTACCTGGGCTGGAAGTCCATGTTCTCAGACCAGGTGCTGGCACATCCCTCCATCAAAGACAAGTTCAATGAAGCCCTTGACATCATGAACCGGGCCGTGTCCTCCAGCGTGG GTGGGTACATGCAGCCGGGCGCCCGGGAGAACATCGCGTACCTGACGCACACGGAGCGGCGCAAGGACTTCCAGTACGAGGCCATGCAGGAGCGGCGCGAGGCCGAGAACATGGCCCAGCGCGGCATCGGCGCCGCCGCCGGCTCCGTGCCCATGAACTTCAAGGACCTCATCCAGACCAAGGCCGAGGAGCACAACATCGTCTTCATGCCCGTCATCGGCAAGCGGCACGAGGGCAAGCAGCTCTACACCTTCGGCAGGATCGTCATCTACATCGACAGGGGCGTGGTGTTCGTGCAAGGGGAGAAGACCTGGGTGCCCACCTCGCTGCAGAGCCTCATCGACATGGCCAAGTGA
- the TPST2 gene encoding protein-tyrosine sulfotransferase 2 produces the protein MRVTTRRVLLLVGSVAALMVTLHLGQQVLECQQVLSERRHRLMRPENEELVMVDANHVEYRYSKDMPLIFIGGVPRSGTTLMRAMLDAHPEVRCGEETRIIPRVLAMRQAWSKSGREKMRLDEAGVTDQVLDAAMQAFILEVIAKHGEPARYLCNKDPFTLKSSVYLSRLFPNSKFLLMVRDGRASVHSMITRKVTIAGFDLSSYRDCLTKWNKAIEVMYSQCLEIGRARCLPVYYEQLVLHPEQSMHNIMRFLDISWSDTVLHHEELIGKPGGVSLSKIERSTDQVIKPVNMEALSKWIGHIPGDVLQDMAHIAPMLARLGYDPYANPPNYGHPDPLVVNNTHRVLKGDYKTPANLKGHLQVTQNTSSPH, from the exons atgcGGGTCACCACGcgcagggtgctgctgctggtgggctCGGTGGCGGCCCTGATGGTGACCCTGCACCTCGGGCAGCAGGTCCTGGAGTGCCAGCAGGTCCTGAGCGAGAGGAGGCACAGGCTGATGAGGCCCGAGAACGAGGAGCTGGTGATGGTGGACGCCAACCACGTGGAGTACCGGTACAGCAAGGACATGCCCCTGATCTTCATCGGCGGCGTCCCGCGCAGCGGCACCACGCTGATGAGGGCCATGCTGGACGCCCACCCCGAGGTGCGCTGCGGGGAGGAGACCCGCATCATCCCCCGCGTGCTGGCCATGCGCCAGGCCTGGTCCAAGTCCGGCCGCGAGAAGATGCGCCTGGACGAGGCGGGCGTGACGGACCAGGTGCTGGACGCGGCCATGCAGGCCTTCATCCTGGAGGTGATCGCCAAGCACGGCGAGCCCGCCAGGTACCTGTGCAACAAGGACCCCTTCACGCTCAAGTCCTCCGTGTACCTGTCCCGGCTGTTCCCCAACTCCAAGTTCCTGCTGATGGTGCGGGACGGGCGCGCCTCGGTGCACTCCATGATCACGCGCAAGGTGACCATCGCCGGCTTCGACCTGAGCAGCTACCGGGACTGCCTGACCAAGTGGAACAAGGCCATCGAGGTGATGTACTCCCAGTGCCTGGAGATCGGCCGCGCCCGCTGCCTGCCCGTCTACTACgagcagctggtgctgcaccCCGAGCAGTCCATGCACAACATCATGAGGTTCCTGGACATCTCCTGGAGCGACACGGTGCTGCACCACGAGGAGCTCATCGGGAAGCCCGGCGGGGTGTCCCTTTCCAA gataGAAAGGTCAACAGACCAGGTGATCAAGCCGGTGAACATGGAGGCGTTATCCAAATGGATCGGGCACATCCCGGGGGATGTGCTGCAGGACATGGCCCACATCGCCCCCATGCTGGCCAGGCTCGGCTACGACCCCTACGCCAACCCCCCCAACTACGGCCACCCCGACCCCCTGGTTGTCAACAACACGCACAGA GTTTTAAAGGGGGATTATAAAACACCGGCCAATCTCAAAGGTCACCTGCAG GTGACTCAGAACACGTCATCTCCTCACTAA
- the CRYBB1 gene encoding beta-crystallin B1: MSETTKPAAPGQAADEKEKAAPAPTPSLDPAPVANSKGEEPSQEAFRIVVFDQENFQGRQMEFTAECLNLADRGFDRVRSVIVTSGPWVAYEQANMRGEMFILEKGEYPRWDTWSSSYRSDCFMSMRPVKMEAEDHKISLYESADFKGNKMEIQEDDVPSLWAYGFCDRVGSVQVPSGTWVGYQYPGYRGYQYLFETGDFRHWNEWSAFQPQIQSIRRIRDMQWDQKGTFVTPDAPSD; encoded by the exons ATGTCTGAGACCACGAAACCCGctgctccaggccaggctgcGGATGAGAAGGAGAAGGCAGCTCCTGCACCAACTCCATCCCTCGACCCTGCTCCTGTCGCAAACAGCAAGGGCGAGGAGCCCTCCCAAGAAGCCTTCAGG ATCGTTGTCTTCGACCAGGAGAACTTCCAGGGCAGGCAGATGGAGTTCACCGCCGAGTGCCTGAACCTGGCCGACCGTGGCTTCGACCGGGTGCGCAGTGTCATTGTCACCTCTGGACC CTGGGTGGCCTACGAGCAGGCCAACATGCGTGGGGAgatgttcatcctggagaagggCGAGTACCCTCGCTGGGACACCTGGTCTAGCAGCTACCGGAGCGACTGCTTCATGTCCATGCGTCCCGTCAAAATG GAGGCTGAGGACCACAAAATCTCCCTCTACGAGTCTGCTGACTTCAAGGGCAACAAGATGGAAATCCAGGAGGACGACGTGCCCAGCCTCTGGGCTTATGGCTTCTGCGACCGCGTGGGCAGCGTGCAGGTGCCCAGTGGAAC ctgggtcGGGTACCAGTACCCTGGCTACAGAGGCTACCAGTACCTCTTTGAGACCGGAGACTTCCGACACTGGAACGAGTGGTCTGCCTTCCAGCCCCAGATCCAGTCCATCCGCCGCATCCGGGACATGCAGTGGGACCAGAAGGGCACCTTTGTCACCCCCGACGCGCCCTCCGACTGA
- the CRYBA4 gene encoding beta-crystallin A4 yields the protein MTHRCKKSSGLWKMVVWDEPFFQGKKHEFTTDCYSTPEHGFSTVRSCKIESGAWAGFEHCGFQGQQFVLERGEYPCWEAWSGSNAYHVERMCSFRPIACADHGRSRLMLFEQENFQGKRAEMSDDCPSLPALGWGSSTVGSFLVRSGAWVCSQYPGYRGFQYLLESDSPAGEYKHVREWGSHAQTGQVQSIRRVQQ from the exons ATGACCCACCGCTGCAAGAAATCCTCCGGTCTCTGGAAG ATGGTGGTGTGGGATGAGCCTTTCTTCCAGGGCAAGAAGCACGAGTTCACCACCGACTGCTACAGCACCCCGGAGCACGGCTTCAGCACCGTGCGCTCCTGCAAGATCGAGAGCGGGGC GTGGGCAGGCTTCGAGCACTGCGGCTTCCAGGGGCAGCAGTTCGTGCTGGAGCGCGGCGAGTACCCGTGCTGGGAGGCGTGGAGCGGCAGCAACGCCTACCACGTGGAGAGGATGTGCTCCTTCCGCCCCATCGCCTGCGCC GACCACGGACGGAGCAGGTTGATGCTCTTCGAGCAGGAGAACTTCCAGGGCAAGCGGGCAGAGATGAGCGACGACTGCCCCTCGCTGCccgccctgggctggggcagcagcaccgTGGGCTCCTTCCTCGTCCGCTCCGGCGC GTGGGTCTGCTCGCAGTACCCGGGGTACCGGGGTTTCCAGTACCTCCTGGAGAGCGACAGCCCCGCGGGCGAGTACAAGCACGTGCGGGAGTGGGGGTCCCACGCGCAGACGGGCCAGGTGCAGTCCATCCGCAGGGTCCAGCAGTGA